The genomic DNA CTGAGTATGTTGTATTGAGCTTCCATAATACCGGCAAGGGCCCCCATAAGCACACCGCGTTCGCCAGTTAAATCACTGAATACTTCGCGTGTAAAATCGGTTTCAAACAAATACCCTGAGCCAATGCCGATGCCAAGTGCCAGTGCAGTTTCCCGTGCGTTTCCGGAATAATCCTGATAAACTGCAAAACTCGAATTGATTCCCTTCTGCTGCAAAAAAAGTCGTCTTACGCTGGTTCCCGAACCTTTTGGAGCCACAAGCACTACATCTACATCGGCTGGCGGAACAATGCCTGTTTTCTGGTGAAAGGTAACACCGAAGCCGTGAGAGAAATAAAGTGTTTTTCCCTTGGAGAGATGCTTTAAAAGCATGGGCCAGGCGTTTATTTGCCCTGCATCGGAATATAGGAACATGATTATTTCAGCTTTTGCACAGGCCGTTTCGGGTTCAAATAAATTTTCATTTTCTTTCCAACCGTCATTCAATGCTTTTTCCCAACTGCCCGAATTTTTACGTTGCCCTACAATTACATTGAATCCGTTATCGCGCAGGTTGAGCGCCTGTGCTGGTCCCTGCACACCATAGCCAAGTACGGCAATGGTTTTGTTGTTTAATAATTTCTGTGCTTTTTCGATGCTGAAATCTGCGCGGGTAACTACTTCTTCCATTACCCCGCCAAAATTTAGTTTAGTCATTTGATTGTATATTTAGTTGATTTTGGTGTGTTGTTAATTCAATACTTCTGCTTCTTGAGGTTGTGAGGTTTCATTTACATCCAGAGCCGATGTAGTTCCCGAAAGGGTTACTGTAATACTTCCAGAGCGTGAAAATTCCAGTATTCCATACTGCTCAAGATCTTTGAACAGCGCATGGGTTTCATCGGTCGTTCCGGTTTTCTCAATCACAATAAATTGTTCCGTTACACTCAGGATTCTCGAGTGGTGACGACGGATTATTTTATCGAGATCGTGAAATGCTGCCGACCGGAGGCCGAGTTTGTACAAAGCAATTTCTTGCTGCAGAACTTCGTTTTCCTGCTGGCAGCTGGTGTTGAGAACGTCAATCTGTTTCTGAATCTGAGTGATTACATTGTGTATCATTTGTTCGTTTGCGCGAACAAATACTGTGAAACGGAATACGCCTTCTTCTTCCGATGGCGATGCGGTGATACTGTTAATATGAAGCCGCCGTCGGGTAAAAATGCAGGCAAGCCTGTTAATTATTCCGATCTGATTTTCGGTGAATACCGAAATGGCATAGTTGTTCATTTCAATTTTATTTTAGTTTTACATCAGCCACACCGGCACCACCAGGCACCATGGGGAATACATTTTCTTCCTGCATCACTGTCACTTCAAGAAAGTATGGTTCTTTTGCACGGAGCATTTTATTGAGAGCTTCATCAAGCTGTGCGCGTTGATTAATTTTATTGGTTTTCAGGCCATAGCCCTTACAAATCAGCATAAAATCAGGGTTACTCATTTCGGTAAATGAGTATCTTTTTTCGAAAAACAACTCCTGCCATTGTCTTACCATTCCCAGGTAATTGTTGTTCAGCAAAAGCACTTTAACAGGAATCTGATACTGGCGAATAACCGCCAGTTCCTGCAAAGTCATTTGAAAACCACCATCGCCGAGCACAGCAATAACTTCTTTCTGAGGAACGGCCAGTTTAGCCCCCATTGCAGCGGGAAGACCATATCCCATTGTGCCAAGTCCGCCTGAGGTGATTAGCTGACCGCCATCGTTTAAAGTATAGTAGCGGCTGCAGATCATTTGATGCTGGCCCACATCGGTTACTACGATTGCTCTTCCACCTGTTTTCTTTG from Bacteroidota bacterium includes the following:
- the ilvC gene encoding ketol-acid reductoisomerase, yielding MTKLNFGGVMEEVVTRADFSIEKAQKLLNNKTIAVLGYGVQGPAQALNLRDNGFNVIVGQRKNSGSWEKALNDGWKENENLFEPETACAKAEIIMFLYSDAGQINAWPMLLKHLSKGKTLYFSHGFGVTFHQKTGIVPPADVDVVLVAPKGSGTSVRRLFLQQKGINSSFAVYQDYSGNARETALALGIGIGSGYLFETDFTREVFSDLTGERGVLMGALAGIMEAQYNILRKKGHTPSEAFNETVEELTQSLMPLVAENGMEWMFANTSTTAQRGALDWRHEFRKATEPVFEKLYDSVASGKEAERTITANQKNNYREQLQSELAEIQNSEMWQAGAQVRKLRP
- the ilvN gene encoding acetolactate synthase small subunit; amino-acid sequence: MNNYAISVFTENQIGIINRLACIFTRRRLHINSITASPSEEEGVFRFTVFVRANEQMIHNVITQIQKQIDVLNTSCQQENEVLQQEIALYKLGLRSAAFHDLDKIIRRHHSRILSVTEQFIVIEKTGTTDETHALFKDLEQYGILEFSRSGSITVTLSGTTSALDVNETSQPQEAEVLN